One Salvia splendens isolate huo1 chromosome 1, SspV2, whole genome shotgun sequence genomic window, CCATGGATCTTCCACGCATCCGCCTTCGTCCGAAGCGATCGATCTCACGGCTGAGGCTGCCTTCCAAAATGCCTCCCTGATGGAATCCGGCGGTAGGGAACAGTCCTCAAGGCCGGCGTCTTCCAGCGGAATGATGCTATCGATTGCAATCGATTTAGTTTCTCCCGCCGACTCCATTTCAGCAGGTGATTAGCTATCTTCAAGATAAAATGATTTAGATGAAATAGAGAAATTGGGATCCCAGATTTGTGCCAATCCCCTAATGTTTGTCGGTTCAAGTAAAATTCATTTATTACAAATTAACCGATAAATTAGTGCTTATTTGTCTTTTTGCCCCTAATTTTACAGTTTTTATTAATGATGTTTTTGAAGatttgttttagaaatttattaattaatgtcttattgacatttgatatacaagttgttgacattttactataagttgttgacatttgatatataaGCTGGTGACACTATGTcaactatggtgcatatcgtgttaacggcacatacatgtcatgtcaactacgctacatatcgtgtcaactacacgtacaagtcatgtcaactgtgttacaagccatgtcaactacacgtacaaccatgtcaactgcacatagaaaccatgttaacaacaattataagtcatgtcaactagacatccaagccatgtcaacaatcagacacattaaaacacgaaatgacacttatacccccgtgttgacataatgtgatagctgttgacatgtcgttaatcttgtggattagtggctgagattgcatctcatttctcaatttagctaaataatctcaacctaacaggaccctatatatatatatatatggatgtatttaAATCATTTTTCCATACTTTGTTCTATTGTCCTTTTCAATCTCGGCCATTTAATATCAAGATCAGTTGGCCCAAAATAAAGccacatgaatttaattttattgattaaaaaaatcgaaaaggtcaaaattgggataCACAAATAAGTTTGTTATGGAAATTTCCTTAATTTTCTCTTCCAAAATCTCAGCGTTTTCTGTCAATGATTTCACGATGCAATCTGGCGTTTCTCCCTTAAATTTCAGCGTCGGTTCTCCATTGAACACATGAATACAGCTGCAAAAGCTGCTTACAGAAGCCTTCTCAGAGCGGCGAGGAAACACGTCGGCGAAGAAGGCCACAAATCTCATTTCACGGATTTCATCAAACACGAATTCAGAAAAAATGCCAGCTcccaaaatccccaaaatttgACGCTCACGCAGGAATACACCGTCTATCTCAACAGCGTGCACCATCAGAAGGTGATTTTCCTTTTCGTTTTGCTCCGTTATTGATACTGTGACCGTGAATTTCAATTTGTAGAGtttcttttcttccttttaTTCTGTTTGGAATGTAAATGTTTGTACGGAAAAGTGCAATTGTTTGATGCGAGAAGTGATTGCTTAAATTAGGCTTTGGTAATGATAGTTCTTGATGGGGATTAGAGCAATTATGTGATTAGCAGATTAGGTATTCGGAGAAATAATTCCGTGGCCGGTTGCATTGCTGGTGAAGAAGCCGCCTAGTTTTCCTTTTGCTTGCGGGGGTTGTACATCACATTAGGCTCAGGCTCGTCGACCAGGTGCCCATTTTTTCGATCGGCGATTCGATCCTCTTCCATCTCTTTCTGACCCGCGCCGACCAGGCTCACatcataatgtacatattatattatatgattgttTTAGGTTCTGTAACGCATGATtttgtgatctgtaatgtacatttttattgaccagtataatttaaatttgaCTGTGTTTGATTGATCGGCgtacgtttcttgttttccccaaggGGTTcacaatccttggggctagggtatagaATGTACTAAGTCTTCAAACCGTCGTCAAAGTAGACGGgattcagtcattcatctagggtctATAGATCATATCCGCtaggtagtatttttttaactgatgcacataatgtacatattatattatataatggttattttagGTTCTGTAATGCACGATTTGTGAtctataatgtacatttttactgaccagtttaatttaagtttggtcgtgtttgattgtttggcgcacgtttcttgttttcccaaatggtttagcaatccttggggctagagTGTAGTATGTACTAAGTAACAAAATCATTAtcaaagtccacgagtttcagtcattcaacgAGGGTGTAGATATCATCCCGGCTGGGGAGTAGTTTTAACtaatttacataatgtacatattatactaaataatggttgttttaggttctGTAATGCACGA contains:
- the LOC121807459 gene encoding uncharacterized protein LOC121807459, with product MESAGETKSIAIDSIIPLEDAGLEDCSLPPDSIREAFWKAASAVRSIASDEGGCVEDPWEESSYEGCVVEKGGGWTEAAGDRVVVVGDAEEKVDDYVIWDIGP